A genomic window from Corvus moneduloides isolate bCorMon1 chromosome 11, bCorMon1.pri, whole genome shotgun sequence includes:
- the USP4 gene encoding ubiquitin carboxyl-terminal hydrolase 4 isoform X4 — MAAAAAGGERARPDPAEQRAELGPLLATALRPGESWYLVESRWFKQWKKYVGFDSWDMFGAGDPNLFPGPVDNAGLFPGPIDNSGLFGDPESQSLKEHLIDELDYVLVPTEAWNKLVAWYGCIDGQQPIVRKVVEYGLFVKHYKVEVYLLELKLCESSDPNNVISCHFSKADTVATIEKEMRKLFNIPAEKETRLWNRYMSNTYEQLSKLDSTVQDAGLYQGQVVLIEVKNEDGTWPGQHCLAK; from the exons atggcggcggccgcggccggcgGCGAACGGGCCCGGCCGGACCCGGCGGAGCAGCGGGCGGAGCTGGGGCCGCTCCTGGCCACGGCCCTCCGGCCCGGCGAGTCCTG GTACCTGGTGGAGAGCCGGTGGTTCAAACAGTGGAAGAAGTATGTGGGCTTCGACAGCTGGGACATGTTCGGCGCGGGCGATCCCAACCTCTTCCCGGGCCCCGTCGACAACGCGGGCCTGTTCCCGGGGCCCATCGACAACTCGGGCCTGTTCGGCG ATCCAGAAAGTCAGAGTTTAAAAGAACACCTCATTGATGAGCTGGATTACGTGTTGGTGCCCACCGAAGCCTGGAACAAACTAGTAGCGTGGTACGGCTGCATAGACGGGCAGCAGCCTATTGTGAGGAAA GTGGTGGAGTATGGGCTGTTTGTGAAGCACTATAAGGTTGAGGTTTATCTCCTGGAGCTGAAACTGTGTGAGAGCAGCGATCCCAACAATGTCATCAGCTGCCACTTCAGCAAGGCAGATACTGTTG CTACCATcgagaaagaaatgagaaaactaTTTAATATCCCAGCTGAGAAGGAAACCAGGCTATGGAACAGGTATATGAGTAACACTTATGAGCAGCTCAGCAAGCTGGATAGCACAGTGCAAGATGCAGGGCTCTATCAGGGTCAG GTTGTTTTAAtagaagtgaaaaatgaagaTGGCACGTGGCCTGGACAGCACTGCCTGGCAAA GTAA
- the RHOA gene encoding transforming protein RhoA, translating to MAAIRKKLVIVGDGACGKTCLLIVFSKDQFPEVYVPTVFENYVADIEVDGKQVELALWDTAGQEDYDRLRPLSYPDTDVILMCFSIDSPDSLENIPEKWTPEVKHFCPNVPIILVGNKKDLRNDEHTRRELAKMKQEPVKPEEGRDMANRIGAFGYMECSAKTKDGVREVFEMATRAALQARRGKKKSGCLLL from the exons atGGCAGCCATTCGAAAAAAGCTGGTTATAGTGGGAGATGGTGCCTGTGGAAAGACCTGTCTGCTGATTGTATTTAGCAAAGACCAGTTCCCTGAAGTGTATGTTCCCACTGTCTTTGAAAATTATGTAGCAGATATTGAAGTGGATGGAAAGCAG GTTGAGTTGGCTTTGTGGGATACAGCAGGACAGGAAGACTACGATCGACTTAGACCGCTTTCTTATCCAGATACTGATGTTATACTTATGTGTTTTTCAATTGATAGTCCTGATAGTTTAG aaaacatccCAGAGAAGTGGACCCCAGAGGTGAAGCATTTCTGCCCCAACGTGCCTATCATCTTGGTAGGAAACAAGAAGGACCTGAGGAATGACGAGCACACAAGACGAGAGCTGGCCAAAATGAAGCAG GAGCCTGTCAAACCTGAGGAAGGCCGGGATATGGCAAACCGCATTGGTGCATTCGGGTACATGGAGTGTTCGGCAAAGACCAAAGACGGTGTGAGGGAGGTGTTTGAAATGGCCACTAGAGCTGCTTTGCAAGCCCGGCGTGGCAAGAAAAAGTCCGGGTGCCTTCTCTTATAA
- the GPX1 gene encoding glutathione peroxidase 1 codes for MAAAAAAGGRVAGLAGLAARPLGAAEPLSLGSLRGKVLLVVNVASLUGTTTRDFLQLYELQQRYGPRGLQVLGFPCNQFGHQENATNDEILPMLEFVRPGNGYKPNFIMFEKCEVNGKNAHPLFTFLKEALPFPHDDPSSLMTNPQYIIWSPVCRNDIAWNFEKFLIGPDGVPFKRYSRRFETIKIQDDIELLLQKVP; via the exons atggcggcggcggcggcggcgggcgggcgtgtggcggggctggcggggctggCGGCGCGGCCGCTGGGCGCGGCGGAGCCGCTGTCGCTGGGCTCGCTGCGGGGcaaggtgctgctggtggtCAATGTGGCGTCGCTCTGAGGCACGACCACGCGCGACTTCCTGCAGCTCTACGAGCTGCAGCAGCGCTACGGCCCCCGCGGGCTCCAGGTCCTCGGCTTCCCCTGCAACCAGTTCGGTCACCAG GAAAATGCCACCAACGATGAGATCCTTCCCATGCTCGAGTTTGTTCGTCCTGGCAACGGGTACAAGCCCAATTTCATCATGTTCGAGAAGTGTGAGGTGAACGGGAAGAACGCGCACCCCCTCTTCACCTTCCTGAAAGAGGCGCTGCCCTTCCCGCACGACGATCCCTCCTCGCTGATGACCAACCCGCAGTACATCATCTGGTCCCCGGTCTGCCGCAACGACATCGCCTGGAACTTCGAGAAGTTCCTCATTGGCCCCGACGGCGTGCCCTTCAAACGCTACAGCCGGCGTTTCGAAACCATCAAGATCCAGGACGACATTGAGTTGCTTCTGCAGAAGGTTCCCTAG